A stretch of the Campylobacter concisus genome encodes the following:
- a CDS encoding histidine triad nucleotide-binding protein — MTIFEKIVAGEIPCNKVLESEKFLAFNDINPKAPIHILIIPKKHYKNFQEMDPVLMGEMTKFIQEVATLMGVDKSGYRLITNCGENGGQEVMHLHFHLLGGAKLGWSEGVADPQSTF, encoded by the coding sequence ATGACCATATTTGAAAAGATCGTAGCTGGTGAAATCCCTTGCAACAAAGTACTTGAAAGCGAGAAATTTCTAGCTTTTAACGACATAAACCCAAAAGCACCGATCCACATCCTAATCATCCCAAAAAAACACTATAAAAATTTCCAAGAGATGGATCCGGTTTTAATGGGAGAGATGACAAAATTTATCCAAGAAGTAGCGACCTTAATGGGCGTTGATAAGAGCGGATACCGCCTCATAACAAACTGCGGTGAAAACGGCGGTCAAGAAGTTATGCATCTACATTTTCACCTGCTTGGCGGAGCGAAGCTTGGCTGGAGCGAAGGCGTAGCTGATCCACAAAGCACATTTTAA
- a CDS encoding heavy-metal-associated domain-containing protein: MKTFEANNIHCQNCANTIKNALEDDFGKIEVDLSKEPRQVSLDIKDSDVEKFKSEMADLGFDVIKEL; encoded by the coding sequence ATGAAAACATTTGAAGCAAACAATATCCACTGCCAAAATTGTGCGAACACTATAAAAAACGCACTTGAAGATGACTTTGGCAAGATAGAAGTTGATCTTAGCAAAGAGCCAAGACAAGTTAGTCTTGATATAAAAGATAGCGATGTTGAGAAATTTAAATCTGAAATGGCTGATTTGGGATTTGACGTGATAAAAGAGCTCTGA
- a CDS encoding heavy metal translocating P-type ATPase — MSLKVKLNIAGMSCVNCSNAIEKVSKKIDGVLEANVNFANASGEFILKDASVREILEQKIKKLGYFVATDIDEFEVKRKAHIRNIRNKFLFAFIASIIIMALEMFAPHSMLVNLAMLALAFLVLIFSGKGFFTHAYEAVKNRNYDMNVLVALGSGSAFLYSLFVVLFEKFLPNDLKNIYVSGVAMIIAFVLLGKYLEERSKAKAGDYLKRLLKISPKTAFLLMPDGRSKEVPVNELKIGDIVVVKNGYNVPCDGVIVQGGAEIDASMLTGESLPVYKEVGDNVFAGTLNTNGYISVKMTKSSFESLLSQILSLLNDASTKKMPIGRLADKIANIFVPSVVAISVLTFLAWIVFSGNFAYAISCAICVLIISCPCALGLATPIAIVSSLARGAKAGILVKNPEVLELIKDAKFVAFDKTGTLSKGQISVKSSNLSEQDLALIASAENLSEHLISKAIVRYAKQKCIDLQKLNGKFQNVVGQGIFYEDENNQIIIGNEKLLLANEVSLNLDESKAIKEATNDGSGVILCAINKKFVGFLTLSDELKDEADDVINELTHLNLQSVILSGDDEKVVASIAKKLNVSKYHANMLPEDKFNEIKELANHGGVIFVGDGVNDSPSLKEASVGIAMNSGSDIAKGAGDIVLVKNDLRGVTGLVRLANATMVNIKENLFWAFMYNAICIPVAAGVLYPVFGLLLSPVYGSMAMCLSSVTVVLNALRLRYLRLKD, encoded by the coding sequence ATGTCTTTAAAAGTCAAACTAAATATAGCGGGAATGAGCTGCGTAAACTGCTCAAATGCTATCGAAAAGGTTTCAAAAAAGATAGATGGAGTACTTGAAGCAAATGTAAATTTTGCAAACGCAAGCGGCGAGTTTATCCTAAAAGACGCTAGTGTGCGTGAAATTTTAGAGCAAAAGATAAAGAAGCTTGGCTACTTTGTGGCAACTGATATTGATGAGTTTGAAGTAAAAAGAAAAGCTCACATTAGAAATATTAGAAATAAATTTCTATTTGCATTTATCGCAAGTATCATAATAATGGCACTTGAGATGTTCGCACCTCACAGCATGCTAGTAAATTTAGCTATGCTAGCTTTGGCATTTTTAGTTCTTATTTTTAGCGGCAAAGGCTTTTTTACTCATGCCTACGAAGCGGTAAAAAATAGAAATTACGATATGAATGTGCTTGTCGCTCTTGGAAGCGGTAGTGCGTTTTTATACTCGCTTTTTGTAGTACTTTTTGAAAAATTTTTACCAAATGATCTAAAAAATATCTATGTTTCAGGCGTAGCGATGATAATAGCTTTTGTGCTTCTTGGCAAGTATCTTGAAGAGCGTTCGAAGGCAAAAGCAGGGGATTATCTAAAGAGACTACTTAAAATTTCTCCAAAAACTGCATTTTTACTTATGCCAGATGGAAGAAGCAAAGAAGTACCAGTAAATGAGCTAAAAATAGGAGATATCGTCGTTGTAAAGAATGGCTACAATGTTCCATGTGACGGTGTGATAGTCCAAGGCGGAGCTGAAATCGATGCTTCGATGCTAACAGGCGAGAGCCTGCCAGTTTATAAAGAGGTGGGCGATAATGTATTTGCAGGTACATTAAATACAAATGGCTACATAAGCGTCAAGATGACAAAAAGCTCGTTCGAAAGCTTGTTGTCTCAAATTTTAAGCTTACTAAATGACGCTAGTACGAAAAAAATGCCAATAGGCAGGCTTGCTGATAAGATAGCAAATATCTTTGTGCCAAGCGTGGTAGCGATATCGGTGCTTACGTTTTTGGCTTGGATCGTTTTTAGTGGAAATTTTGCTTATGCGATCTCTTGTGCGATCTGCGTTCTCATCATCTCATGCCCATGCGCTCTTGGACTTGCTACGCCAATAGCAATAGTAAGCTCGCTTGCACGTGGTGCAAAAGCTGGAATTTTAGTAAAAAATCCAGAAGTTTTAGAGCTAATAAAAGATGCTAAATTTGTAGCATTTGACAAAACTGGCACACTTAGTAAAGGGCAAATCAGCGTCAAAAGCTCAAATTTAAGTGAGCAAGATTTAGCTCTTATCGCTTCTGCTGAAAATTTAAGTGAGCATCTCATCTCAAAAGCTATCGTTAGATATGCAAAGCAAAAATGTATAGATTTACAAAAGCTAAATGGAAAATTTCAAAATGTTGTCGGGCAAGGCATCTTCTATGAAGATGAGAATAATCAGATAATAATCGGAAACGAAAAGCTGCTTTTGGCAAATGAAGTTAGTTTAAATTTAGATGAAAGTAAAGCTATAAAAGAGGCTACAAATGATGGAAGTGGCGTAATACTTTGTGCTATAAATAAAAAATTTGTTGGTTTTTTAACGCTTAGTGATGAGCTAAAAGACGAGGCGGACGATGTTATAAATGAGCTTACACATCTAAATTTACAAAGCGTGATCCTTTCAGGCGATGATGAGAAGGTGGTTGCAAGTATCGCCAAGAAGCTAAATGTAAGCAAATATCACGCAAATATGTTGCCTGAAGATAAATTTAATGAGATAAAAGAGCTTGCAAATCACGGTGGCGTTATCTTTGTTGGAGATGGCGTAAATGATTCACCATCGCTTAAAGAAGCAAGTGTTGGCATCGCTATGAACTCAGGCTCAGATATAGCAAAAGGTGCTGGAGATATCGTGCTTGTTAAAAATGATTTGCGTGGCGTGACCGGACTAGTTAGACTAGCAAATGCTACTATGGTAAACATAAAAGAAAATTTATTTTGGGCGTTTATGTATAACGCGATTTGTATCCCAGTGGCTGCAGGCGTGCTCTACCCTGTCTTTGGGCTACTTTTAAGCCCAGTTTATGGCTCAATGGCGATGTGTCTTAGTTCTGTTACTGTCGTTTTAAACGCACTTAGACTTAGATATCTACGACTTAAGGATTAA
- a CDS encoding CZB domain-containing protein, protein MKLNGYRGVLLNEFNKIQDVHECRFSKWYEKDVKNTLVKDAKILSSIAAHHENVHYGLEKAMVIFADKDKGNLPGVEILKDVENSSKVGFEELLEAIKAARK, encoded by the coding sequence ATGAAGCTAAATGGATATAGAGGCGTGCTTTTAAATGAGTTTAATAAGATTCAAGATGTTCACGAGTGTAGATTTAGCAAATGGTATGAAAAAGATGTGAAAAATACTCTTGTAAAAGATGCCAAAATTCTCTCAAGTATCGCAGCTCATCATGAAAATGTTCATTATGGACTAGAAAAAGCGATGGTTATTTTTGCTGATAAAGATAAAGGAAATCTACCTGGCGTTGAAATATTAAAAGATGTTGAAAACTCAAGTAAAGTAGGTTTTGAAGAGTTGCTTGAAGCTATAAAGGCTGCCAGAAAATAG
- a CDS encoding GNAT family N-acetyltransferase, whose translation MIQNAQKQDAKSCIKLLNLAMEDIAYKLSGYDDPIKSDEILEIFFKSETNRLSYKNVFVYKYNEEIIAAMCVYFGGDAEQLDREISQHLKALGKDAQVEKECFDDEFYIDSIAVDENFRGQGLAKELIRHSFVKAKELGHKKVSLIVDTNKPKVRKFYESLGFKFNVKKIVNLHEYDHMIKEII comes from the coding sequence ATGATACAAAATGCTCAAAAACAAGATGCAAAAAGCTGCATAAAGCTACTAAATCTAGCAATGGAGGATATCGCCTACAAGCTAAGTGGCTACGATGATCCTATTAAAAGTGATGAAATTTTAGAAATTTTTTTCAAAAGTGAGACAAATAGACTTAGCTATAAAAATGTCTTTGTTTATAAATATAACGAGGAAATTATCGCTGCTATGTGTGTTTACTTTGGTGGAGACGCGGAGCAGCTTGATAGAGAAATTTCACAACATTTAAAGGCTCTTGGTAAAGACGCTCAAGTAGAAAAAGAGTGTTTTGACGATGAGTTTTATATAGATAGTATCGCTGTTGATGAAAATTTTAGAGGCCAAGGGCTTGCAAAAGAGCTCATAAGGCATTCATTTGTCAAGGCAAAAGAGCTAGGGCATAAAAAGGTTTCATTAATAGTAGATACAAACAAGCCAAAAGTTCGTAAATTTTACGAGAGTTTGGGTTTTAAATTTAATGTCAAGAAAATTGTAAATTTACACGAATACGACCATATGATAAAGGAGATAATATGA
- the aroA gene encoding 3-phosphoshikimate 1-carboxyvinyltransferase, translating into MRIYPLEKSLNLTIDDIASDKSISHRCAIFSLLSDKPSRVRNYLRAGDTLNTLKIVELLGAKVEDNGFEITITPPQKIKEPSEILECGNSGTAMRLFMGLLAAQEGFFVLSGDRYLNSRPMARIAKPLNDMGAKIDGANNANNAPLCIRGTKFERFSFESKIASAQVKSALLLAALYSNGCKFSEPELSRDHTERMLAGMGADIRRDDLEITLEPMKAPLAPLDIDVPNDPSSAFFFAVAALIIPNSHIILKSILLNKTRIEAYRILEKMGAEIKFHKTSSKYEDIGDIEVKYSPNLKGVEVSENISWLIDEAPALAIAFACAKGQSKLINAKELRVKESDRIAVTINALKACGIEASELEDGFVINGSEAKFATIDSHGDHRIAMSFAILGLKCGMQIEKSEFIATSFPNFAEILKKMGARVED; encoded by the coding sequence ATGAGAATTTATCCATTAGAAAAAAGTCTAAATTTAACTATTGACGATATCGCATCGGATAAATCAATATCGCATAGATGTGCGATTTTTTCGCTTTTAAGCGATAAGCCATCTCGCGTTAGAAACTATCTAAGAGCAGGCGATACGCTAAATACCTTAAAAATAGTCGAGCTTTTAGGCGCAAAAGTTGAGGACAATGGTTTCGAAATAACGATCACGCCGCCACAAAAGATAAAAGAGCCAAGTGAAATTTTAGAGTGTGGTAACTCTGGTACGGCGATGAGGCTTTTTATGGGACTATTAGCCGCGCAGGAGGGCTTTTTCGTGCTAAGTGGTGATAGATATTTAAACTCACGTCCAATGGCTAGAATAGCAAAACCTCTAAACGATATGGGTGCAAAGATAGATGGCGCAAACAACGCAAACAACGCTCCTCTTTGCATAAGAGGGACGAAATTTGAAAGATTTAGTTTTGAAAGCAAGATCGCCTCAGCCCAGGTAAAAAGTGCGCTTTTATTGGCGGCTCTTTACTCAAATGGCTGCAAATTTAGTGAGCCAGAGCTAAGCAGAGATCATACTGAGCGTATGCTTGCTGGCATGGGAGCTGATATAAGGCGTGACGACCTAGAGATCACGCTAGAGCCGATGAAAGCCCCACTTGCGCCACTTGATATAGACGTGCCAAATGATCCAAGCTCAGCATTTTTCTTTGCGGTCGCAGCTTTAATCATCCCAAATTCGCATATCATTTTAAAAAGTATCTTGCTAAATAAAACTCGCATCGAAGCTTACAGGATTTTAGAAAAAATGGGTGCTGAGATAAAATTTCACAAAACCTCAAGCAAATACGAAGATATCGGTGATATCGAGGTCAAGTACTCACCAAATTTAAAAGGTGTAGAGGTTAGTGAAAATATCTCGTGGCTCATCGACGAAGCTCCAGCTTTAGCCATCGCATTTGCCTGCGCTAAAGGCCAAAGCAAGCTCATTAATGCCAAAGAGCTTCGCGTAAAAGAGAGTGATAGGATAGCTGTCACGATAAATGCATTAAAAGCATGCGGTATCGAGGCAAGCGAGCTTGAAGATGGTTTTGTTATAAATGGATCTGAGGCTAAATTTGCCACGATAGATAGCCACGGAGATCATAGGATCGCGATGAGCTTTGCCATACTTGGA
- the argH gene encoding argininosuccinate lyase, with product MKKDENAHKKMWEGRFSEASSKLLEEFNASINFDKNLFEEDIAGSKAHAKMLGICGILKKDESEAIIKGLDEVLSEIRAGKFEFKLEDEDIHMAVEKRLSQIIGAELGGRLHTARSRNDQVALDFKFYILKKNLEISSLIKELIATLTNLAKNHKDTLMPGYTHLQHAQPVSLSYHLLAYAFMFKRDFERFVSSYERNNLSPLGSAALAGTPHKIDRTIVASELGFAGCTQNAMDSVSDRDFALEILFNISVFMTHASRLCEELILWSSQEFGFVSISDAYSTGSSIMPQKKNPDVAELIRGKTGRVNGNLVALLTTMKGLPLAYNKDMQEDKEGVFDSVSTILSSATILNEMIKTAKFNEKNMLKATKTGHLSATDLADYLVREKNIPFRTAHFIVGKAVAKAESFGLDLSELNEEQLKSVDENLDANAIKFLDLHASKEARTSKGGTANKSVDEQIEILDYWL from the coding sequence ATGAAAAAAGATGAAAACGCACATAAAAAGATGTGGGAGGGTAGATTTAGCGAGGCTAGCTCGAAGCTACTTGAGGAATTTAATGCCTCTATAAATTTTGATAAAAATCTTTTTGAAGAAGATATCGCCGGGAGTAAGGCTCACGCAAAGATGCTTGGAATTTGTGGAATTTTGAAAAAAGATGAGTCAGAGGCGATCATAAAGGGGCTTGATGAGGTTTTATCTGAGATAAGAGCAGGTAAATTTGAGTTTAAGCTGGAAGATGAAGATATACACATGGCGGTTGAGAAGCGCCTTAGCCAGATCATCGGAGCTGAGCTTGGTGGTAGATTGCACACAGCTAGAAGCAGAAACGACCAAGTTGCGCTTGATTTTAAATTTTACATATTGAAGAAAAATTTAGAAATTTCATCTCTCATCAAAGAGCTCATCGCTACGCTTACAAATTTGGCAAAAAACCACAAAGATACGTTAATGCCAGGCTACACACATCTTCAGCACGCTCAGCCAGTAAGCCTTAGCTATCACTTGCTAGCATATGCATTTATGTTTAAAAGAGATTTCGAGCGTTTTGTTAGCTCATATGAGCGAAACAACCTAAGTCCGCTTGGTTCAGCAGCCCTTGCAGGCACTCCTCATAAGATAGATAGAACTATCGTTGCAAGTGAGCTTGGCTTTGCAGGTTGCACGCAAAATGCGATGGATAGCGTGAGCGACCGTGATTTTGCGCTGGAAATTTTATTTAACATTAGCGTTTTTATGACGCACGCTTCTAGGCTTTGCGAGGAGCTCATACTTTGGAGCTCACAAGAATTTGGCTTTGTAAGCATCAGTGACGCTTATAGTACAGGAAGCTCTATCATGCCACAGAAGAAAAATCCAGACGTTGCCGAGCTCATCCGTGGCAAAACTGGGCGTGTAAATGGAAATTTAGTAGCGCTACTAACTACGATGAAGGGCCTGCCACTTGCTTATAATAAAGATATGCAAGAAGATAAAGAGGGTGTGTTTGACAGCGTCTCAACCATTTTAAGCTCGGCTACCATCCTAAATGAGATGATAAAAACGGCTAAATTTAATGAAAAAAACATGTTAAAAGCGACAAAAACTGGGCATCTAAGTGCGACTGATTTGGCTGATTATCTAGTGCGTGAGAAAAATATCCCATTTAGGACAGCTCACTTTATAGTTGGTAAAGCTGTTGCAAAGGCCGAAAGCTTTGGGCTTGATTTGAGTGAATTAAACGAAGAGCAGCTAAAAAGTGTGGATGAAAATTTAGATGCAAATGCTATTAAATTTTTAGATCTTCACGCTTCAAAAGAGGCTCGCACTTCAAAAGGCGGCACGGCAAATAAAAGCGTTGATGAGCAGATAGAAATTTTAGATTACTGGCTCTAA
- the pheT gene encoding phenylalanine--tRNA ligase subunit beta: MIISKHWLNEWIDLSEVSGETLSKTLNSIGLEVDSYKEINLPKSIVVGYIKSREKHPDADKLSVCQVDVGGETLQIVCGAKNVEAGQFVPVALIGTTMPNGLEIKKAKLRGIESSGMICSSSELGLPKVNDGILPLDESIGKLKLGTSLSEFEIFKDTIIEVDVTANRGDCQNLHGIAREICAALDLNMKDSHEDDESENLLGIGRIASVRAEDKVNGSFLYKAFELKEGLYENLITRMRLALIECQKTNLVERLLEYATFCTGVLFRAYDHAKLVSEGEKAVFDIKNGENGECVVYCGDKNLGIAGIYQSDVARVDEKSKVILVEASYVKPDVVSKAIFENKNLPKGDQIYRSSRGSEPNLAYGADYLFKRLANFKDTLNLFAGSQQSLLNTEPITLSISLFELKNMIGQDIVRNDVVKILKKLGFEIAVNVEQESFNVKVPLFRHDIVNSHDVCEEIVRIVGIDNIASKPLNFSEKNRLNKTYFDYKNALNLRRRAADNGFFESVHYVFDSEDELNELNFKPCKVKILNPINNELNTLRPTLVNHLLSSSEKNIKNSKRSVRLFELGEIFDENANQGLNLGFVVSGLLKEPTLINGAKGEEANFYAFAAMVQNVIGKFELKPCQGISYLSPYEQAHIYQNGENIGYIGRVDARVEAKRDLPRTYVCEIDFAKLKFEPILAVPYSKFQSTTRDLSLIVPENFEAGQIYECIRGLNLKELKEFLPVDIYKDAKLNGSISLSLKFTFQDMEKTLEDDDINALMDKILSELKEKLNIGIR, from the coding sequence ATGATAATTTCAAAGCATTGGTTAAACGAGTGGATCGACCTTAGCGAGGTTAGCGGCGAGACACTTTCAAAGACGTTAAATTCTATCGGACTAGAGGTTGATAGTTATAAAGAGATAAATTTACCAAAGAGTATTGTGGTTGGCTACATAAAAAGTAGAGAGAAGCACCCAGATGCCGATAAGCTAAGCGTTTGTCAGGTAGATGTTGGTGGAGAGACGCTTCAGATCGTGTGTGGGGCTAAAAATGTTGAAGCTGGCCAGTTTGTGCCAGTTGCACTTATTGGCACGACTATGCCAAATGGTCTTGAGATAAAAAAAGCAAAGCTAAGAGGTATCGAGTCAAGTGGCATGATCTGCTCTTCAAGCGAGCTGGGACTTCCAAAGGTAAATGATGGAATTTTGCCACTTGATGAGAGCATCGGCAAGCTAAAACTTGGTACAAGCCTTAGCGAATTTGAGATATTTAAAGATACGATAATCGAAGTTGATGTCACAGCAAACAGAGGCGATTGCCAAAATTTACATGGCATCGCAAGAGAAATTTGTGCAGCGCTTGATCTAAATATGAAAGATAGCCACGAAGACGATGAGAGCGAAAATTTACTAGGTATTGGCAGGATAGCTTCTGTGCGAGCAGAGGATAAAGTAAATGGGTCATTTTTGTATAAGGCTTTTGAGCTAAAAGAGGGACTATATGAAAATCTAATAACTCGCATGCGTCTAGCATTAATAGAGTGCCAAAAGACAAATTTAGTTGAGAGATTGCTTGAATACGCGACATTTTGCACGGGTGTTTTATTTAGGGCTTATGATCACGCTAAATTAGTAAGTGAAGGCGAAAAAGCTGTTTTTGATATAAAAAATGGCGAAAATGGCGAATGTGTCGTTTATTGCGGGGATAAAAATTTAGGCATTGCTGGAATTTACCAAAGTGACGTAGCAAGGGTAGATGAGAAGTCAAAAGTGATCCTAGTAGAAGCTAGCTACGTAAAGCCAGATGTTGTTTCAAAAGCTATTTTTGAAAATAAAAATTTACCAAAGGGTGATCAAATTTATCGCTCAAGTCGTGGTAGCGAGCCAAATTTAGCTTATGGTGCGGATTATTTATTTAAAAGACTTGCTAATTTTAAAGATACACTAAATCTCTTTGCTGGCTCACAGCAGTCGCTTTTAAACACCGAGCCTATAACACTAAGCATATCTCTTTTTGAGCTTAAAAATATGATCGGTCAAGATATTGTTAGAAATGATGTCGTTAAAATTTTAAAGAAACTTGGCTTTGAGATCGCAGTAAATGTTGAGCAAGAGAGCTTTAACGTAAAAGTGCCGTTATTTCGCCATGATATAGTAAATTCTCACGATGTTTGTGAGGAGATCGTAAGGATAGTAGGCATAGACAATATCGCCTCAAAACCACTAAATTTCTCTGAGAAAAATAGGCTAAATAAAACATATTTTGACTATAAAAACGCCCTAAATTTAAGGCGTAGAGCAGCAGATAATGGCTTTTTTGAAAGCGTGCACTATGTCTTTGATAGTGAGGACGAGCTTAACGAGCTAAATTTTAAACCATGCAAAGTCAAGATACTAAATCCTATAAACAACGAGTTAAATACACTTAGACCGACACTTGTTAATCACCTTCTAAGCTCAAGCGAGAAAAATATCAAAAACTCGAAACGCTCAGTTAGGCTATTTGAGCTTGGAGAAATTTTTGATGAAAATGCAAACCAGGGCTTAAATCTAGGCTTTGTTGTGTCTGGACTTTTAAAAGAGCCAACACTGATAAACGGTGCAAAAGGCGAGGAGGCAAATTTCTACGCATTTGCAGCGATGGTGCAAAATGTCATAGGTAAATTTGAACTAAAACCTTGCCAGGGCATCTCATATCTTAGCCCATACGAGCAAGCACACATCTATCAAAATGGCGAAAATATCGGCTATATCGGTAGAGTTGACGCAAGAGTTGAGGCAAAGAGAGATCTGCCAAGAACATATGTTTGCGAGATTGATTTTGCTAAGCTTAAATTTGAGCCAATTTTGGCAGTGCCTTACTCTAAATTTCAAAGCACAACAAGGGATCTTAGCCTTATTGTGCCTGAAAATTTCGAGGCTGGACAAATTTATGAGTGCATAAGAGGGCTAAATCTAAAAGAGCTAAAGGAATTTTTACCAGTTGATATCTACAAAGATGCAAAGCTAAATGGCTCGATCAGTCTTAGCCTTAAATTTACATTCCAAGATATGGAAAAAACACTCGAGGATGACGATATAAACGCACTTATGGATAAAATTTTAAGCGAGCTAAAAGAGAAACTAAATATCGGAATAAGATGA
- the pheS gene encoding phenylalanine--tRNA ligase subunit alpha, whose translation MQDFVNKIKNEISTLDDLEKVRVEIFGKKGILAQGFAKLKELGEDEKKEFAANLNKQRDELGALIEAKKAELSEQEIDNKMKKEAADITLFNEPVASGALHPVMATMDKIIEYFLALNFSLETGPLIEDDFHNFEALNLPKYHPARDMQDTFYLDDFRLLRTHTSPVQVRTMLNQKPPIRMIAPGTVFRRDMDLTHTPMFHQVEGLVVEDAEKVSFANLKSMLEGFLKHMFGDVEVRFRPSFFPFTEPSAEVDISCIFCHGKGCRVCKQTTWLEVLGCGVVDPNVFKAVGYKNVSGYAFGLGVERFAMLLHRVPDLRSLFEGDLRLLEQFK comes from the coding sequence TTGCAAGATTTCGTTAATAAAATCAAAAATGAAATTTCAACGCTTGACGATCTTGAGAAGGTCAGGGTAGAAATTTTTGGCAAAAAGGGCATCTTGGCTCAAGGCTTTGCAAAGCTAAAAGAGCTTGGCGAAGATGAGAAAAAGGAATTTGCAGCAAATTTAAATAAGCAAAGAGATGAGCTTGGCGCGCTAATAGAAGCTAAAAAGGCTGAGCTTAGCGAGCAAGAGATAGATAACAAGATGAAAAAAGAAGCCGCTGATATCACGCTCTTTAACGAGCCTGTTGCTAGCGGGGCGCTGCACCCTGTGATGGCTACGATGGATAAGATAATTGAATATTTTTTAGCGCTAAATTTCTCACTCGAGACTGGACCACTGATAGAAGATGATTTTCACAACTTTGAAGCGCTAAATTTACCAAAATACCACCCAGCAAGGGATATGCAAGATACATTTTACCTAGATGATTTTAGACTTTTAAGGACGCATACGAGCCCAGTTCAGGTGCGAACTATGTTAAATCAAAAGCCACCTATTCGCATGATCGCGCCAGGCACCGTCTTTAGACGTGATATGGATTTAACGCATACACCGATGTTTCATCAGGTAGAGGGTCTTGTGGTGGAGGATGCTGAGAAAGTTAGCTTTGCAAATTTAAAATCAATGCTAGAAGGCTTTTTAAAGCACATGTTTGGCGATGTTGAAGTGCGCTTTCGCCCTAGCTTTTTCCCATTTACGGAGCCTAGCGCAGAGGTTGATATTAGTTGTATATTCTGCCACGGCAAGGGCTGCAGAGTGTGCAAGCAGACTACTTGGCTTGAGGTACTTGGATGCGGTGTCGTTGATCCAAATGTATTTAAGGCAGTAGGCTATAAAAATGTAAGTGGATACGCCTTTGGTCTTGGCGTTGAGAGATTTGCGATGTTGCTTCATAGAGTGCCTGATCTAAGGTCGCTTTTTGAGGGAGATTTAAGATTGTTGGAGCAGTTTAAATGA